The stretch of DNA ACACTTCGCTGGCCGGATCGAGCGGATTGCTCAGATCATTGTGATCGCAAATCGGTCGGCTGTCCACAAAAATCGTAATATGCTGTCGCACTCGATTTTGGTCATCCAACACATAACCCCGCAACCGCGGATTGTCGCGAAACACCGCCTCAAGCGCCTGCCCGAGCGTCACCGCTTCGACATCAACAACCGGACAGTCAAGATGCCGATTGAGGTTGGCAGTGAAATTAACACGGGGCATTTGAGTGTGACCTTGAGCGGAGCGGCTTGGTGGATTCTGGTTTGCGATTCACCGCGTACTATACCCCCCGGCCGGCGCGGCGTCACGGTCTTTTTGGGGGAAATTCCAGGGGACGTCGCCGGGCTGCTTGAGCAGAGCCTTTTATCAACGTGCGAAGCTACGGCAGTCCGGTCATCCCCTGATGCGGCCGACGTTGAGATTGACGGTCACGCGGACCGGGGGTACTTTCAATACGGACTGTTTAAAGAAACAAATATTCTACGGCATAAGCGTTCGGACCACGCATGCGAAAGAGCTTTCAATTTACTTACGACGTCATCGCAGGCACTGCTGCCCACCTCATCCTGATGCTGGCTGGCGTTATCGTGGCGATGATCTGTTTTCGCAAACCGAATGAAGGAGTGCTGCTTCTCATTATGTTTGTGATTGTCCCGTTCACGTGTGCCGGCATGTTCATTGCCCATCGCGGTGTGCATTTTGCTCGGACCGTCTCACTAGTCTCCGGTGCGGTTGCCCTTCTCGTGCCACCGATCGTCATTGCGGCGTATTGGGATTGGAACTGGACTCAGATAGGACCAGATTATCTCGGTACTATTGTAGGGTTACCATTCTCTGTCGTTGGTGCACATTACATCAAACAAACAGCAGTCGCGGATGCTCACCAACCGGATAAGTAATCCGTTTCGTTGGGCAGCCAGGTTAGAAAATGGTGCACGGAAATCTGGATGTTCGACCAATTTGCAAATGCATGTCACCGATTCGCACCTTGTGATTTGACGCTTTCGTCGACAGAAGAGTTTTTGCTCGGAGCTCCGTAATGACAACAGTTGGTTATCCAAAACTCAGGTTGTTGACTTCTGTGCTGGGCGGTTTGGCGGGCCTAACCGGCATCTTGCTGGTCGCGGTTGCTCGGGACTTTTTCATGCACCGCGAGCCAACGCTGCTGTCGATTGATTACACCACGATCGGTTGGGTGTTACGCATTATCGCTGTCTTATGTGGCATCTTGGCGCTGTTAGGTTCATTCTGGGCGCGCCCCGTTACCCGAAAATATGCAATCGGAAAATGGTGGTACCGAATCGTCTTCACCATCGCCTGTTGTGCCATCGCTTACGAAATTGCCATCTCGGTTGTGGTTGGGATAATTTTCATAGGTGGTATGGCGTCCGCCTTCTCCGGTTGCGGCGATTGGGGTGATGGTTTTGATCTCTTCGACTTTGGAGATTGAGGACAATTCGTTGCATCACTGGGTGCCACTGGCTCTGCCAGTGTTTTTCGTTTGGCCACAAAAAAATTCGCCTGCTTAAAGTTTGGCTGGGCATGTGACCCAAGAGCACTGGCACCCACACGGAGGCCAAAATGCAATCCAGCTTTGTGTTAATCGACTTGGTCTCACAACGACATGCGGTTCGCAAATACCTGCGTGATTATGATACCGCTGCCAAGTTGGAATGGATCGCAGCGCACGGCACGATTCGCACCGTTAATTCAGGCTTCCGAGAAACCTATGCATTCGAGTCCCGACTCGGCTTGACCGCTGGCTTTTTCTTCGACGATTCGGGCGACTTTGTATTCTTAGGCGATCACTACACGTTCCAATGACTTTCGTGTGCTGTGATTTGCCAGATGCGGGTGGCCCAGATAGAAACGGAGGCCGTCCTGGGTGTTTCCTTAGATTCACGTTGCTGGCGGTATCCCGCTGGCAAATAGAATTCGAGCAAAAGTATGGAATTTTTCTTAAATGAATCCTATGCGGCCTTGTTTTTCGACGAAATGGAAGAATACCAGGCTTTGATTTCCCAATTGACCAATCACTTGATCCGCAATGGACGCAATGTCCACGCCCTGAATAACAGGGCTGTTGCAAATTGGGAGATTGGAAACGTTGAGGAAGCGAAAGCAGACCTGGAATCTGTTTTGGATATTGGAGCAGACAACCATGTTCCTTATCACAAACTCGGAGAAATCTATGAAAAACAGGGTGACCTTGAAGGAGCAATAGCGCTTTATAGCAAGGCAGTCGAGAGATGGCCGTCTGAATCAAGCTGTTATTCAATCAGGGCGTACGCTCTTTTTTGTGCAAAGAGATGGGTGGAAGCGATTCCAGACTTCGACAAAGCCCTCGAAATATACGGGGATTGGAAAAAGTGGTACTTGGACAGAGCAACAGCCAAGGAAAAGATCGGAGATTGGGGAGGTGCAGAAGAAGATCGCCAATTGGCGAGTCAGCTCAAATAGCGACAAGGACGTGGTCCCAATTCCGCCGGGTGCCACTGGCTATGCCAGTGTTTTTCGATTGGACTCGAAGAATGGCGCACGCTTAGAATGTAGTTTGGTATGCATTTCAAAAGCACTGGCGAAGCCAGTGGCACCCGTGCGTATTTCTTAAAAATACAGGTCTAAATTGTTCAATACACTACGCCATTTCGCAATGATTCTACTGGCCACTCTGACCGGCTGCTCTGAATCGTCACCGTCAATGCCAGGACCGTCTAACGCGGCATCACAGCCAACGACAGATGTGCGCGGTGATTCGACCATCAATGCCATCCTTGCGAAACTGCTGCGCGATCACGGATTGGATGCCATGCGTCGTGATGGCTGGATTCTTGTTGATAATCGTCCATCTATTTGCGGCGCTATTGTCCGAGAAATGCAACCATCCTCGAACGTGACGAGCATTCAAATTGACGTCTATTTGCGAGTCGACCCGGACCGTATTCTCATGGAATCATTCGGTGGAATCGGCCTGACAAAAGACGAAGCCATTACCGACGGCATTCAGAACTTCGTGGCGAACTCATTCCATGTTCTTCTGTCGGCGTTTTATCGCGATGGCGATGATGATCAGGTCGAAACAGAACAATGGGACATCAATGGCCAATCCAGGCGCGTGACTGTCGGAAACATGGGTGTCCGTGGCACTGTGCCAAATCCTGATGAGCCACCAACCGCATGGTTCAAGGCCCTCGAATCCCATATTAAGGCATCCTCGCTGCCACCCGGTACACACTGGGTCCGTTGCTACTATTCCCAAATGCAAAACCAACCAACTGCCCTTGAAGTACTACTTGACAACGGTGATTGGGGTGCAGTCCGGTCCGAAATGTTACAGGTAAACTGGCCCCAAGGCGAAGACTTTTACAGTGTTCGCGTCTTCCTGGTTGTCCAAGACAGCGAAGGGTGAGAAAGCGATGTAGCGAAGCGTGTGGCCCAGATAGAATCTGACTAAAGGGGGGCGGCTGCGCCAGAGTGCCACTGGCTCTGCCAGTGTTTTTCGATTGGACTCGAAAAATGACGCACGCTTAGAATGTAGTTCGGCATGCATTTCAATAGCACTGGCGAAGCCAGTGGCACCCGTGCGAGACAAAAAAGATGATCAGACTGCAAGAGGAGATTATTGAGAGTCGTCCTGGTTTCCATCGCGCGTCGTTTCCCGAAGTTGGCGGCGAATACGAACTGACTACCTCGTGGCCAATGGCGCAAGCGTTTGGCGAGTTTGACGGAATCGACTTTTACTTTCGTGCCAAGTATGGTGCATGGGAGTTCGAAACGGAAAACAAGCAGGGCCACTCGTTCCCCAATGAACATCCGAACTACTTCGTTAGTCGCGGCACGTATGACGAGAAGAAACCGAACGTCTTTTCCAATGAGTGGTCGCTGCGAATTTTACGAAAGTGTTTCGTCGAGTTCTGGGGCCCGCCTAGGACCGTATAGCCAATCACCCATGAGCGATGCCTACCAACGTCAACTACGCGAAAAGTTGGAGCAACTTCCATACTCCGACGCACCCGCTCCGTGGCGTCTTGTGGGGGGCTCATCGATTGGTGGGCTCACTGAGGTGGGGTACGCGGATGGCACTGACGATCTTCTGGTCGTTTCCTCGCAAGGCCGAGGCGTTTTTGATTGCCTCACTGGTACACGGATTGCGCGAGATGCTGAGGGGATGTTCCACAATCCAGATGCTTCCCGCTTGACTGCTCCCGGAATTGGAAAACATGAGTCGACGATTTTCAGGATGGCAGGTTTGTCGGGCGGCGGCCTTGCGGCATCTACCAATGACGGTTGGGTGCTCCATGTCCTCCAATTGCCATGGCCAATTCACGTTGTGTTTCTGACATCGGAATATCAATACGTTTCCCAGGATGTCGCAAACGTCACGAAACTATGCAATGATGAACCGTGCGAGTTTCGAACTGCTGGGTTTTCACCAACGGGACGTTCATTTGTGGTCGCAACGTCCGGAGAAGTGATCATCTATCGACGTGATTTGGCATGATAAGCGCTAGGTGCGTCACGGAAGAAATCGCCATGCTCTGTGGCATGGATGAATCCCCAAAAACGACCGAAAAACTCAACTGAAGTCAGCGAAATGGCACGCCCCGCGAAGAAACGTCGCTTTCGGTCAATTGTCGTCGATGATGTAAAGTATCAATGGCAATTCGAGGGCGTGCTCGTGGTCTACAGTGACAGCGAATCAAGTCGCCGCGGCCAAGCACTTGTTGCTGACTGGGGTTGGGTCGATTGGTTAGAGCCAGAATACCGAGATGCTTTACCTTTCGATCCGCATATTGTGACTCCCAGCTTTGTGCGATCTGCCATACAATTTGCAGTGACTGCTGGGTGGCAGTCGCACGAATCCGGAATCCCATTCCGGATCACGTACCGCCAAGATCAGTTTGAACTTGCACCCGAAGCAACATGATCAATGGCGAGCATACCATTCGCCTGTATCCGGCCCGCTAAGTTGCCGACACGTTGCAAATCACTCCAGCGGCGGCGCCGCCCCGAAAGAATCTTTCGGGGCCACCCGCGTGGCGCTCTCCCCACGGAAAATGGGGCGACAATGTAGCAACCAATAGATACAATCCAAGCGACTGCCTGCGCGTGAGGCCGCACGTTTGTGGACTCCAGTGAAGAGGCGGGTAAGTTCTGTTGCCAAGTTATGCGTTCACTGGCCCGATGGGAACGGAATTCAATGACGCATTCCTGCTTGCGTCCCTATTTACGGATGAATCTTTGTGCGTCAAACCTTGATTGAGTATGGTCTCGTCTTTCTTGCTGGCGCCTTGTATGCCGTCGCTTTGAAATACTTTGTGCTGCCTTCCAAAGTCATCCTGACTGGCACCGAGGGCATTGCGACGGCATTGTCGTACTACTTTGACAGTTACTGGCTGTTCATTGGGCTCTATGTGCTGTTTCAGTCGGCGTTGCTCGTATTCGCATTTGCGCGCGTCAGCCGCGTGTTCGCGCAGCGTTCCCTGCTGGTCGTTGGCACCGTCGTTGTGGGACTGGCCGTGCTTCCGGAATTACGTTTCGCGCAGCCAGAACCTCAGAACGAGCGAATCATCTTGGTTCTATTTGGCGGCCTGCTGGCGGGGGTCGCGAAAGCACTTGCTTTCCGAAACCGGGGTTCAACCGGCGACGAGGATATTCTTGGCGCCTATTTTGCCGTCAAGTACTTAAAGCCTGTCGGCTCGATTGCCATTGTTGCCGCCATCGGGTCAACAACCTTCGGCCTGGTGATGGATCTCATCAAGAACGGGCAGTTTGAATCGGTCGTCAACACATTGATGTATACCTGCATTTACATTTTCGCTTCGGCTGAGACGCTCAATAACCTGTATCGCAAATTCAAAATCACGATGCTCGCGATCATCACACGCAACGAAAAAGAAGTCGGTACTGCGATCACGACGACATCCGCACATCGTACTTATACATTGCATCAAGGGACCGGCGGTCGCAGCGGAGACACGTTTGTCGTCGTCCGCACGATCATTACACACGAAGAACTCCCTCAAGTGCTTGCCGCCATTCAAGCCGCCGACCCCGACTGTTTTTACTACTATCACAACGTCGAGGGCATTTCTCGCCGTTACCATATTGCCCCGATTGGCTGACTTTTCTGGCAAGGCAAAACGGGGTAGAACAAAGCGTTTACTGATCGACGTCCAGATAGCTTCAATCGGGGACGACCAAGTCGGCGGAAGGTCGGCCCGTAAAGTTTCCGACACTATGCAAATCACTCCAGCGCCGCCTCGAAAGAATCTTTTGAAGCCAGTGGCACCCGCGCGGTGGGGCTCACCAACCGGGAAGCATTCGTCGGGATTCGAAGAAGAGTTTCGGTTGTTTGAATCGCTAAACAAAGAAAAGGAGACTCCCGAAGTATGGCTTTTCTTCAAGGACATCGATGAAGTTTGGCTGGATGATCCTGGACCGCAGCTAAAACAGGTACTTTGAACTTCCGGGCGGCTTCTAAATTCGAGAAGCCATCGCGAAAGAACTGAAGGCACAACCGCCGATGTTGGCTGAGCGTATTGTCTGCGCATTACGGCTATTGATGTCGACTAGGCTCGTGTTTGAGACGTTAGGCTTGACGGTCCGGTATAAAACGGCCGAGTAGTGCTACCGCCAGCATTGTACTAAATAAGCACGGTTCTCAACGATGACGATGCTTGCTACCCAAATGTTGATCACGGCCAGAACGGTTGCAGCAGTTCTGGCCGGACCAACTCGATCAATTCGAAGCTCTTATTGATTGACGGATCACCGCTATTTTCTGTTTAATGCGATAATCGCATCGGCAGATTTCTTGTTGTCTGCGAGAACTTCAACGTAAATTGTGTAGTTCGCGTCATCCTCTTTGAATGGCAACTCAATCTCGCCCTGCCCAACATTCGCCTTCGTAATCATCTGTTCTCCCAGGAAATCATCGGGATCCCAATCGTCGGACTCATATAGTCCAATTTTCGCACGGCGATTGAATAGGTAGTCCTTGTTGATGACTCGTGGTTGCCCTTCGTGAATAGGCTTCGGGCCCCAAAAATCCGAACCGTTGATTCGAATGTAGGCGTCATCGTGCCCAGTGTTGTCTTCTTGTTCATGACATATCAGGCTCAGTACTCTAAGAATTGGCATCAGTTGCTTCTCCTTTTTGGAGGGAACGGAAAATTGTAAACCGTTTCATAGGTAAGCACCACACTTACGACTCGTTTACAACCAGTTTTGCCTTGTTGAAAACACCACTTGAATTGTTAGCCGCAGCGCGCTAAATGTAACTGCTATGAGCAACCCCCATCAACCGAACGTGCTGTTGGAAGTCGCTTCACTGTCGATGCGGCTGTCTACGAAATTCGTCCAGCCTTATTCGCACCCCAAAAGCCCGCAGAAATTCACGCAGTCGCAATTGCTGACAATCCTGATTCTCAAAGCGTACTTGAAAACCACCTATCGCGGCATCATCGACATCCTCGGCGCGTCCGACCAACTGCGAGAACGGATGGAGCTCACGCGTTTGCCGCACTACTCGACGTTGAAATACTTCGCCGATCGCTCGCACGTCCTGGAAATCACTGACGCCATGCTGGCGGAGATCATCAAGGAATTTGCCGCTGATGCGGACGAGGCATCGATGGATTCGACCGGTTTGGAAACGTCGTCGGCCAGTGCACACTTTCGCGTACGGAGCGGAAAAACACGAAAGAAATACGTGAAACTCTCGGTCTGTGTTGTGGCTGGATCGATGTTGCCAGCCGGCTTGGTGGTCGGTTGGGGGCCGGGAAACGACAAATGCGAAGCGCCTGAATTATTGGAGAAAGTGCGGCATGTTACGCAGCCCAAACGGCTGTTTG from Symmachiella dynata encodes:
- a CDS encoding MoaD/ThiS family protein, whose product is MPRVNFTANLNRHLDCPVVDVEAVTLGQALEAVFRDNPRLRGYVLDDQNRVRQHITIFVDSRPICDHNDLSNPLDPASEVFVMQALSGG
- a CDS encoding tetratricopeptide repeat protein; the encoded protein is MEFFLNESYAALFFDEMEEYQALISQLTNHLIRNGRNVHALNNRAVANWEIGNVEEAKADLESVLDIGADNHVPYHKLGEIYEKQGDLEGAIALYSKAVERWPSESSCYSIRAYALFCAKRWVEAIPDFDKALEIYGDWKKWYLDRATAKEKIGDWGGAEEDRQLASQLK
- a CDS encoding DUF6348 family protein, coding for MILLATLTGCSESSPSMPGPSNAASQPTTDVRGDSTINAILAKLLRDHGLDAMRRDGWILVDNRPSICGAIVREMQPSSNVTSIQIDVYLRVDPDRILMESFGGIGLTKDEAITDGIQNFVANSFHVLLSAFYRDGDDDQVETEQWDINGQSRRVTVGNMGVRGTVPNPDEPPTAWFKALESHIKASSLPPGTHWVRCYYSQMQNQPTALEVLLDNGDWGAVRSEMLQVNWPQGEDFYSVRVFLVVQDSEG
- a CDS encoding YitT family protein; amino-acid sequence: MRQTLIEYGLVFLAGALYAVALKYFVLPSKVILTGTEGIATALSYYFDSYWLFIGLYVLFQSALLVFAFARVSRVFAQRSLLVVGTVVVGLAVLPELRFAQPEPQNERIILVLFGGLLAGVAKALAFRNRGSTGDEDILGAYFAVKYLKPVGSIAIVAAIGSTTFGLVMDLIKNGQFESVVNTLMYTCIYIFASAETLNNLYRKFKITMLAIITRNEKEVGTAITTTSAHRTYTLHQGTGGRSGDTFVVVRTIITHEELPQVLAAIQAADPDCFYYYHNVEGISRRYHIAPIG
- a CDS encoding transposase, which translates into the protein MSNPHQPNVLLEVASLSMRLSTKFVQPYSHPKSPQKFTQSQLLTILILKAYLKTTYRGIIDILGASDQLRERMELTRLPHYSTLKYFADRSHVLEITDAMLAEIIKEFAADADEASMDSTGLETSSASAHFRVRSGKTRKKYVKLSVCVVAGSMLPAGLVVGWGPGNDKCEAPELLEKVRHVTQPKRLFADAGYDAEWIHMYCREGWGVQSWIPPAVHRADGSVGGEYRQQMTKQRLKKNGYGRRWLVESFMSGLKRTMGSALAARSESSLIIEAGLKVLAYALRR